The following proteins come from a genomic window of Chryseobacterium glaciei:
- a CDS encoding SusC/RagA family TonB-linked outer membrane protein, translating into MKKTLATFAIFLLPFYLTAQEINISGNVKSENGSTISGVNITDKNSGKSVITDQNGNFTITANPKDILEFYSPEFSSYSIEVSSKRNYSVVLKKVSEKQIEGVVITALGIAKKKEKIGYSTQEVGTKQFESITTPSIGNLFSGQVAGLNVSNPTGMQQAPEFTLRGNSNLVFVIDGVIVEKEVFQNLDPNNIENINVLKGAPASALYGSRGRYGAVLITTKSAKKKGFTVEFSQNTMVTGGFTNLPKTQTEYGNGSHGQYEFWDGADGGVNDGDMIWGPKFVPGTKIAQWNSPIRDKVTGQTIPWYGAVTGTQYNDKSRYERVPIDWEYHDNLSTFLKPAVINNNSFSVSYKNNKDTYRLSGNFMNYDDRVPEAYLQRYGINFSSENHLGDKLILDTKFNFNQTFTPNIPNYDYNPSGHMYTILIWMGADVDGRDLKNHMWIPGKEGTAQANWNYAWYNNPWFGAEYYKNKNRTDVINAQTGLEYKATQDFSVKGKISLVENHNKQEILSPYSYFNYSAPRSGGYILNDTKTWNLNSDVLATYKKKISDNFDFTINAGGSTFYYKNDVDNASTDGLKVPEQYTLDNSVGSVKYYDYLKEKLIYSVYSTIDVGLYNAFFINVSGRNDWSSTLPKANRSYFYPSASLSAVISNLVKMPESINLLKLSASWAKVAYDFQPYSIRNYYLNNSGVTYNGNPTYYYPTTLNYENSLKPEQTKSYELGLTAGLFNNRITLDATYFRTLDYNNILQFPSAQSSGFTSQYVNGNEYTTKGVEISLGLVPIKTANFTWKSLINWSKYEQKLTSIYGDMPNYNNIKLGERMDSYYDLTWQKSPDGKVILNAETGMPTRATTPTNLGHFNPDWTFGFNNTFKYKKFTLNIGIDGSIGGVMRSQVVEKMWWGGKHPNSTAYRDQEYANPGTYYFVPDGVNYNAATGTYTPHTKAISFQDWAQNYPYQARVTEDESELFANVFDRTFVKLRSVVLEYDFSSLLNPKGMVKGFTANISAYNLEMWKKSKNLYSDPDFQIKTGNDIQDPSSRWFGVGFNLKF; encoded by the coding sequence ATGAAGAAGACTTTAGCCACTTTTGCGATTTTTTTACTCCCCTTCTATTTAACCGCCCAAGAGATCAACATTTCAGGAAATGTAAAATCTGAAAATGGTTCTACGATCTCAGGTGTAAATATCACCGACAAAAACTCAGGAAAATCTGTAATTACTGATCAAAACGGTAATTTTACCATCACAGCCAATCCTAAGGACATTCTTGAATTTTATTCCCCGGAATTTTCAAGTTATTCCATTGAGGTTTCTTCCAAAAGGAATTATTCAGTTGTCTTAAAAAAGGTAAGTGAAAAACAAATCGAAGGCGTTGTAATTACCGCTCTGGGTATTGCAAAGAAGAAAGAAAAAATTGGTTATTCTACTCAGGAAGTCGGAACAAAACAATTCGAATCTATTACAACGCCAAGCATTGGAAATCTATTTTCAGGGCAAGTTGCAGGACTGAATGTTTCCAATCCAACAGGAATGCAGCAGGCTCCGGAATTTACGTTAAGAGGAAATTCCAATCTGGTTTTTGTTATTGATGGAGTGATTGTTGAAAAAGAAGTTTTTCAAAATTTAGATCCAAATAATATTGAAAACATCAATGTTTTGAAAGGAGCTCCCGCTTCTGCATTATACGGCTCGCGAGGAAGATACGGAGCAGTTTTGATCACCACAAAAAGTGCTAAAAAGAAAGGCTTCACTGTTGAGTTTTCTCAAAACACAATGGTTACAGGAGGATTTACGAATCTTCCAAAAACTCAGACAGAATACGGAAACGGTTCTCACGGACAATATGAATTCTGGGATGGTGCAGACGGTGGTGTGAATGATGGAGATATGATTTGGGGTCCAAAATTTGTTCCGGGAACTAAAATTGCACAATGGAACAGCCCGATCCGAGATAAAGTAACCGGGCAAACAATTCCGTGGTATGGAGCGGTGACGGGAACGCAGTACAACGATAAATCAAGATATGAAAGAGTTCCTATTGATTGGGAATATCACGATAATCTTTCCACTTTTTTGAAACCTGCGGTTATCAATAATAATAGTTTTTCAGTAAGCTATAAAAATAATAAAGACACCTACAGACTTTCCGGGAATTTCATGAATTATGACGACCGAGTTCCGGAAGCTTACTTACAACGTTATGGAATTAATTTCTCTTCAGAAAATCACTTGGGAGACAAATTAATTTTAGACACAAAGTTTAATTTTAATCAAACCTTCACTCCAAATATTCCGAATTACGATTATAATCCAAGTGGTCACATGTACACTATTTTAATTTGGATGGGTGCCGATGTAGATGGAAGAGATCTTAAAAATCACATGTGGATTCCCGGAAAAGAAGGAACTGCACAAGCCAATTGGAACTACGCTTGGTACAACAACCCTTGGTTCGGAGCTGAATATTACAAAAATAAAAATAGAACTGATGTTATCAACGCGCAGACCGGTTTAGAATATAAAGCCACACAAGATTTCTCAGTAAAAGGTAAAATATCTCTTGTCGAGAATCACAACAAGCAGGAAATTTTAAGTCCATATTCTTATTTCAATTACAGCGCACCAAGAAGTGGTGGTTATATTTTGAATGATACCAAAACCTGGAACCTCAACTCTGATGTTTTAGCGACTTATAAAAAGAAAATTTCAGACAATTTTGATTTCACGATCAATGCCGGAGGTTCTACTTTTTATTATAAAAATGATGTTGACAATGCTTCAACAGACGGTTTGAAAGTTCCTGAACAATATACATTAGACAACTCCGTAGGTTCTGTAAAATACTACGATTATTTAAAGGAAAAATTAATTTACAGTGTGTATTCTACGATCGATGTCGGTTTGTATAATGCTTTTTTCATCAACGTTTCAGGACGTAATGACTGGTCTTCTACTCTACCGAAAGCTAACAGATCTTATTTTTATCCTTCAGCTTCATTAAGTGCTGTGATCTCGAATTTGGTTAAAATGCCGGAATCCATTAATTTATTAAAATTATCAGCATCATGGGCAAAAGTAGCGTACGATTTTCAGCCTTATTCAATTCGAAATTATTACTTGAATAACAGCGGAGTTACTTACAACGGAAATCCTACTTATTATTATCCGACAACCCTGAACTATGAAAACTCTTTAAAACCTGAACAGACAAAATCTTATGAATTAGGCTTAACAGCAGGTTTATTTAATAACAGAATTACGCTAGACGCAACGTATTTCAGAACGTTAGATTATAATAATATTCTTCAGTTCCCGAGTGCACAATCATCAGGTTTCACTTCGCAATACGTCAACGGAAATGAATATACAACCAAAGGTGTTGAAATTTCATTAGGATTAGTTCCTATTAAAACTGCCAATTTCACTTGGAAATCTTTGATCAACTGGAGTAAATATGAGCAAAAACTAACTTCCATTTATGGAGATATGCCGAATTACAACAACATCAAACTTGGCGAAAGAATGGACAGTTACTATGACCTCACATGGCAAAAATCTCCAGACGGGAAAGTTATTTTAAATGCAGAAACGGGCATGCCAACAAGAGCTACAACCCCGACCAACTTAGGACATTTCAATCCGGATTGGACGTTTGGCTTTAACAATACATTTAAATATAAAAAATTCACTTTAAACATCGGAATCGATGGAAGTATCGGCGGTGTGATGAGATCTCAGGTAGTCGAAAAAATGTGGTGGGGCGGAAAACATCCGAACTCTACAGCTTACAGAGATCAGGAATATGCGAATCCGGGAACGTATTATTTTGTTCCGGATGGAGTAAATTATAATGCAGCAACAGGAACTTATACTCCACACACAAAAGCGATCAGTTTCCAGGATTGGGCACAGAATTATCCTTATCAAGCCAGAGTAACAGAAGACGAAAGTGAGTTATTTGCCAACGTTTTCGACAGAACTTTTGTGAAATTGAGATCAGTCGTTCTGGAATATGATTTCTCTTCTTTGCTTAATCCAAAAGGGATGGTAAAAGGTTTTACAGCCAATATTTCAGCCTACAATCTTGAGATGTGGAAAAAATCTAAAAATTTATACTCTGATCCCGATTTCCAAATCAAAACTGGTAATGATATTCAGGATCCGTCAAGCAGATGGTTCGGAGTTGGATTTAATCTTAAATTTTAA
- a CDS encoding SDR family oxidoreductase, whose translation MSKTIIITGTSSGIGFVLAEYFGKKGHKVYGLSRKHTESQYFKSIPTDVTDNDAVQNAIAEVLKIETRIDVLINNAGMGMVGAVEDSTKEDILKLFNLNLVGAVQMMTAVMPKMRENKFGQIINVSSIGSEMGLPFRGFYSASKSALDKVTEAMRYEVYPWNVNVCSLHLGDIKTNIAENRVKTKVSQPYATIFDKVYALMNSHVGDGTDPLEVAEYVENLLGKNKWKAHYYFGKFGQKIGVPLKWILPQGTYENLMKKYNKLD comes from the coding sequence ATGTCAAAAACTATAATCATCACGGGAACCTCATCAGGAATAGGTTTCGTTTTAGCCGAATATTTTGGAAAAAAAGGTCATAAAGTCTACGGTTTAAGCCGAAAACATACAGAAAGTCAATATTTTAAATCAATTCCGACCGATGTTACGGATAATGATGCAGTTCAAAATGCGATTGCAGAAGTGTTGAAAATTGAGACAAGAATTGACGTTCTGATCAACAATGCCGGAATGGGAATGGTTGGCGCTGTGGAAGATTCTACAAAAGAAGATATTTTAAAATTATTTAACTTAAATCTTGTCGGAGCTGTTCAAATGATGACTGCCGTTATGCCGAAAATGCGTGAAAACAAATTCGGACAGATCATCAATGTTTCCAGCATCGGAAGTGAAATGGGACTGCCTTTCCGTGGATTTTATTCTGCTTCAAAATCTGCTTTAGACAAAGTAACGGAAGCCATGAGATATGAAGTTTATCCTTGGAACGTCAATGTTTGTTCGCTTCATTTAGGTGATATCAAAACTAATATTGCAGAAAACAGAGTGAAAACAAAAGTTTCTCAGCCTTACGCAACTATCTTTGACAAGGTTTATGCTTTAATGAACTCTCACGTAGGCGACGGAACTGACCCTTTGGAAGTTGCAGAATACGTTGAAAATCTTTTAGGAAAAAATAAATGGAAAGCTCATTATTATTTTGGTAAATTCGGGCAGAAAATAGGAGTTCCGTTGAAATGGATACTTCCTCAGGGAACTTATGAGAATTTAATGAAGAAATATAATAAACTGGACTAG
- a CDS encoding 3-phosphoshikimate 1-carboxyvinyltransferase → MKKLEKSKLIGDKTVQISGSKSISNRLLILESLFKNIKIGNLSNSQDTQLLKKALSETTETVDIHHAGTAMRFLTSYYSIAEGKTTILTGSKRMKERPIKNLASALQDLDIEIEYMENEGFPPLKITGKKITQTQVNVPANISSQFITSLLLIAGKLENGLEINLVGEVTSRSYIEMTLDILTKFGIKNSFVGNVIKVESFINDHSSIINYEVESDWSSASYFYSICALGRETIHLKSFYKESTQGDSAIAKIYEEFFGIKTTFSEDEHKLTLQPDPNFSFPEKIILDMNNCPDIAQTLCVTAAALKIPFEISGLGTLKVKETDRLSALHIELKKLGTETEITDLTIKSISFNEPEENISIKTYQDHRMAMSFAPFCLIKELHIEEENVVEKSYPMFWEDLSQILMK, encoded by the coding sequence ATGAAGAAGCTAGAAAAATCAAAATTAATTGGAGATAAAACAGTACAAATCAGCGGTTCGAAAAGTATTTCGAATCGTTTGTTGATTTTAGAAAGTCTGTTTAAAAATATAAAAATCGGGAATTTATCCAATTCTCAGGACACCCAATTGCTGAAAAAAGCGTTGTCTGAAACTACTGAAACTGTAGACATTCACCATGCAGGAACAGCAATGCGTTTTCTTACATCTTATTATTCTATCGCCGAAGGAAAAACTACAATTCTTACGGGTTCAAAAAGAATGAAGGAAAGGCCAATCAAGAATTTGGCAAGCGCTCTTCAAGATTTAGATATAGAAATTGAGTACATGGAAAATGAAGGTTTTCCACCTTTAAAAATTACAGGAAAGAAAATTACTCAAACGCAGGTTAACGTTCCTGCCAATATTTCAAGTCAGTTCATTACTTCTCTTTTGCTTATCGCAGGAAAATTGGAAAACGGATTAGAAATTAATCTAGTAGGTGAAGTTACTTCAAGATCTTACATTGAAATGACACTGGATATTTTAACAAAATTCGGAATTAAAAACAGCTTTGTTGGCAATGTAATAAAAGTCGAATCATTCATCAATGATCATTCATCAATTATCAATTATGAGGTTGAAAGTGACTGGAGTTCTGCATCTTACTTCTACTCTATCTGTGCATTAGGAAGAGAAACAATTCATCTGAAAAGTTTTTACAAAGAATCAACTCAAGGAGATTCTGCGATTGCAAAGATTTATGAAGAATTTTTCGGAATTAAAACGACTTTCTCAGAAGATGAACACAAGCTTACCCTTCAACCAGATCCGAACTTTTCATTCCCAGAGAAGATTATTTTGGATATGAATAATTGCCCGGACATCGCACAAACTCTTTGTGTAACGGCTGCTGCATTGAAAATTCCATTTGAAATTTCAGGATTAGGAACTTTAAAAGTAAAAGAAACCGACCGACTTTCAGCTTTACATATCGAATTGAAAAAACTTGGAACAGAAACTGAAATTACAGATTTAACGATCAAATCAATTAGCTTCAACGAACCGGAAGAAAACATTTCTATTAAAACGTACCAAGATCACAGAATGGCCATGAGTTTTGCTCCGTTTTGTCTGATCAAAGAATTACATATTGAAGAAGAAAATGTAGTCGAAAAATCTTATCCGATGTTTTGGGAGGATCTTTCTCAAATTTTAATGAAATAA